Proteins encoded together in one Bradyrhizobium sp. PSBB068 window:
- a CDS encoding acetyl-CoA C-acetyltransferase — MPEAYIIDAVRTPRGIGKPGKGALSHLHPQHLAATVLAALKARNKLDTSTVDDIIWSTSTQEGKQGGDLGRMSALAAGYDINASGTTLDRFCGGGITSVNLAAASVMSGMEDCVIAGGTEMMSYQQTLAAERSKAGQPARMMGSGNPALDEIHPQSHQGVCGDAIATREGISREACDALALTSQQRAKRAIDEGRFAKSVIPVLNEDGSIALGREEFPRPETTAEGLASLKPSFEQLADFDLGNGTTFKKQIQRRYPGLEWKGVHHAGNSSGVVDGAAAVLITSKEYAEKHGLKPRGRIVAYANQGDDPTLMLNAPVPAAKKVLAKAGLTKNDIDVWEINEAFAVVAEKFIRDLDLDREKVNINGGSIALGHPIGATGSILIGTALDELERSGGRYGLVTMCAAGGMAPAIIIERL, encoded by the coding sequence ATGCCTGAAGCATACATCATCGACGCCGTCCGCACGCCGCGTGGGATCGGCAAGCCGGGCAAGGGCGCGCTGTCGCACCTGCATCCGCAGCATCTGGCGGCCACCGTGCTCGCCGCGCTCAAGGCGCGCAACAAGCTCGATACGTCGACCGTCGACGACATCATCTGGTCGACGTCGACCCAGGAAGGCAAGCAGGGCGGCGATCTCGGCCGCATGTCGGCGCTCGCGGCCGGCTACGACATCAATGCCAGCGGCACGACGCTGGATCGTTTCTGCGGCGGCGGCATCACCTCGGTGAACCTGGCGGCAGCCTCTGTGATGTCGGGGATGGAAGATTGCGTCATCGCCGGCGGCACCGAGATGATGAGCTATCAGCAGACCCTCGCTGCCGAGCGCTCCAAGGCCGGCCAGCCGGCGCGGATGATGGGTTCCGGCAACCCGGCGCTGGACGAGATTCATCCCCAGTCGCACCAGGGCGTGTGCGGCGACGCCATTGCCACGCGCGAGGGGATCAGCCGCGAGGCCTGCGATGCCCTGGCGCTGACCAGCCAGCAGCGCGCCAAGCGGGCAATCGATGAAGGCCGCTTCGCCAAGTCGGTGATCCCGGTCCTCAACGAGGATGGCAGCATCGCCCTCGGCCGTGAGGAATTCCCGCGCCCCGAGACCACCGCCGAAGGCCTGGCTTCGCTGAAGCCGAGCTTCGAGCAGCTTGCCGATTTCGATCTCGGCAACGGCACGACCTTCAAGAAGCAGATCCAGCGCCGCTACCCGGGCCTCGAGTGGAAGGGCGTGCATCATGCCGGCAACAGCTCCGGCGTGGTGGACGGCGCCGCCGCGGTGCTGATCACGTCGAAGGAATATGCCGAGAAGCACGGCCTCAAGCCGCGCGGCCGCATCGTGGCCTATGCCAACCAGGGTGATGACCCGACCTTGATGCTCAACGCGCCGGTCCCGGCGGCCAAGAAGGTTCTCGCCAAGGCCGGCCTGACCAAGAACGACATCGACGTCTGGGAGATCAACGAGGCGTTCGCGGTCGTCGCCGAGAAGTTCATCCGCGACCTCGACCTCGATCGCGAGAAGGTCAATATCAATGGAGGCTCGATCGCGCTCGGCCACCCGATCGGCGCGACCGGGTCGATCCTGATCGGCACCGCGCTCGACGAGCTCGAGCGCAGCGGCGGACGCTATGGTCTGGTCACCATGTGTGCCGCCGGCGGCATGGCGCCCGCCATCATCATCGAACGCCTCTGA
- a CDS encoding GntR family transcriptional regulator produces the protein MDQNLREQVLQRVRAEIISGQSLPGTMYSVPSLAASLGVSSTPVREALLELSRGGLVEPMRNRGFKVVEPTLTELRNLFDMREVLELHAAVLVAANPPKDLPAVRGWADQIAKAVETDDVQLYLEADRAYHREFIAAAGNELLTEMVMGLRDKMRLYGISSRAGHERQLASVPEHYRLIELALAGETEALPALLRSHIRSWEPIFVDALMRSKEHAREPLRQARG, from the coding sequence ATGGACCAAAATTTGCGAGAACAGGTGCTGCAGCGGGTGCGTGCCGAAATCATTTCCGGCCAGAGCCTGCCCGGCACGATGTATTCGGTGCCGAGCCTCGCCGCGAGCCTCGGCGTCTCCTCGACGCCTGTGCGCGAAGCGCTGCTCGAGCTCAGCCGTGGTGGCCTGGTCGAGCCGATGCGCAACCGCGGCTTCAAGGTCGTCGAGCCGACGCTGACCGAGCTGCGCAACCTGTTCGACATGCGCGAGGTGCTGGAGCTGCACGCCGCCGTGCTGGTCGCCGCCAATCCGCCAAAGGATTTACCGGCGGTGCGTGGCTGGGCCGACCAGATCGCCAAAGCCGTCGAGACCGACGACGTCCAGCTCTATCTTGAGGCCGACCGCGCCTATCATCGCGAGTTCATCGCCGCCGCCGGCAACGAGCTCTTGACCGAGATGGTGATGGGCCTGCGCGACAAGATGCGGCTCTATGGCATCAGCTCCCGCGCCGGCCACGAGCGACAGCTGGCCTCGGTGCCCGAGCACTACCGGCTGATCGAACTCGCGCTCGCCGGCGAGACCGAGGCGCTGCCGGCCTTGCTTCGTAGCCACATCCGCTCCTGGGAGCCGATCTTCGTCGACGCATTGATGCGCTCCAAGGAGCACGCGCGCGAGCCGCTGCGGCAGGCGCGTGGGTAG
- a CDS encoding acyl-CoA dehydrogenase family protein yields MRSFTEDQVIFRDSYRKFLASEIAPHMEEWREAGIVDRNAFKKAGDLGFLMIWPEEKYGGMGDEDFRYEQIIIEETARSGCKGWFNTLHSRLVGSYFKRFGTEEQRDRFLPKCVSGETILAIATTEPGAGSDLAGMRTTAEDKGDHFLLNGSKTYISNGINSDVVIVAAKLASAEKKHAMVLLIVERGMDGFERGRNLKKMGMPAQDTAELFFQNVKVPKGNVLGEPGRGFYYLMEGLAEERLISAVGSIANARKAFDITRAYVMDRKLFGRPLAEQQNTQFRMAEMDAEIDLVQVYVDHCVVEHNAGRLTSNMGAKAKMMSSEVEWKMLDLGVQLHGGAGYMDEYPISRMFTDARVNRILAGSSEVMRLIIGRDVFSEQYKSILD; encoded by the coding sequence ATGCGCAGCTTTACCGAAGACCAGGTCATCTTCCGCGATTCCTACCGCAAGTTTCTCGCCAGCGAGATCGCGCCCCATATGGAAGAGTGGCGAGAGGCCGGCATCGTCGACCGCAATGCGTTCAAGAAGGCCGGCGACCTCGGCTTCCTGATGATCTGGCCTGAAGAGAAATACGGCGGCATGGGCGACGAGGACTTCCGCTACGAGCAGATCATCATCGAGGAGACCGCGCGCTCGGGCTGCAAGGGCTGGTTCAACACGCTGCACAGCCGCCTGGTCGGCTCCTATTTCAAGCGTTTCGGCACCGAGGAGCAGCGCGATCGCTTCCTGCCCAAATGCGTCAGCGGCGAGACCATCCTGGCGATTGCGACGACCGAGCCCGGAGCGGGCTCAGACCTCGCGGGCATGCGGACGACGGCCGAGGACAAGGGCGATCACTTCCTGCTCAATGGCTCGAAGACCTACATCTCCAACGGCATCAATTCCGACGTCGTGATCGTCGCGGCCAAGCTCGCAAGTGCCGAGAAGAAGCACGCCATGGTGCTCTTGATCGTCGAGCGCGGCATGGACGGTTTTGAGCGCGGCCGCAATCTCAAGAAGATGGGCATGCCGGCGCAGGACACCGCCGAGCTGTTCTTCCAGAATGTGAAGGTGCCCAAAGGCAACGTGCTGGGCGAGCCGGGCAGGGGCTTCTACTATCTCATGGAAGGCCTTGCCGAGGAGCGGCTGATCTCCGCGGTCGGATCGATCGCCAATGCCCGTAAGGCATTCGACATCACGCGCGCTTACGTGATGGACCGCAAGCTGTTCGGCCGGCCGCTCGCCGAGCAGCAGAACACCCAGTTCCGCATGGCGGAGATGGATGCCGAGATCGATCTCGTCCAGGTCTATGTCGATCACTGCGTCGTCGAGCACAATGCCGGACGCCTGACCAGCAACATGGGCGCCAAGGCTAAGATGATGTCGTCGGAAGTCGAGTGGAAGATGCTCGACCTCGGCGTGCAGCTGCACGGCGGCGCCGGCTATATGGACGAATATCCGATCAGCCGGATGTTCACCGATGCGCGCGTCAACCGGATCCTGGCAGGAAGCTCGGAAGTGATGCGGCTGATCATCGGCCGCGACGTCTTCTCGGAACAGTACAAGAGCATTCTCGATTAG
- a CDS encoding SDR family NAD(P)-dependent oxidoreductase, with protein MKLDSSVAAVVTGGASGLGAATSRALAAHGVKVAIFDFNEEKGEAIAKEIGGVFCKVDVTSDEQVDAGFAKARAAHGQERILVNCAGTGNAVKTAGRDKKTGEPTHFPIDAFNRIIQINLVGTFRCIAKSAQGMLSLAPLEHGERGAVVNTASVAAEDGQMGQAAYSASKAGVVGMTLPIARDLMAEGIRVNTILPGIFNTPLLQGAPENVKAALSASVPFPKRLGMPEEYAHLALTMITNGYFNGEDVRLDGAIRMAPR; from the coding sequence ATGAAACTCGATTCATCGGTCGCCGCCGTCGTCACCGGCGGCGCGTCGGGCCTCGGCGCGGCTACCTCGCGCGCGCTTGCCGCGCACGGCGTGAAGGTCGCGATCTTCGACTTCAACGAAGAGAAGGGTGAAGCCATCGCCAAGGAAATCGGCGGTGTGTTCTGCAAGGTTGACGTCACCTCCGACGAGCAGGTCGATGCCGGCTTCGCCAAGGCGCGCGCGGCGCATGGCCAGGAGCGTATCCTGGTGAACTGCGCCGGCACCGGCAATGCGGTGAAGACTGCGGGCCGGGACAAGAAGACCGGCGAACCCACGCACTTCCCGATCGACGCCTTCAATCGCATCATCCAGATCAACCTCGTCGGCACCTTCCGCTGCATCGCCAAGTCGGCGCAGGGCATGCTGTCGCTGGCTCCGCTGGAGCACGGCGAGCGCGGCGCGGTCGTGAACACGGCGTCGGTTGCTGCCGAGGACGGTCAGATGGGGCAGGCGGCGTATTCCGCCTCGAAGGCCGGTGTCGTCGGCATGACCCTGCCGATCGCGCGCGACCTGATGGCCGAGGGCATCCGCGTCAACACCATCCTGCCGGGCATCTTCAACACGCCGCTGCTGCAGGGCGCTCCTGAGAACGTCAAGGCTGCGCTCAGCGCGTCGGTGCCGTTCCCGAAGCGTCTCGGCATGCCGGAAGAATACGCGCATCTGGCGTTGACGATGATCACCAATGGCTACTTCAACGGTGAAGACGTCCGTCTCGACGGCGCCATCCGCATGGCGCCGCGCTAG
- a CDS encoding spore coat protein U domain-containing protein, whose protein sequence is MRYNGGKRQVGQAARIRAVVLFVALASGCQSSAQAGTSTANLTVQITITASCTINAATLNFGSVAGTTLATTLQSGSTTVSVTCTNGSPYSIAMDNGANASGSQRRMANAGNFISYNLFTDAAHTNPWTTATSSTTCTTTNGCFLGTGNGSAQTINIYGNVPATGTAPNTGTYTDTVVMTITY, encoded by the coding sequence ATGCGCTACAACGGTGGGAAGCGACAAGTCGGGCAGGCCGCGCGAATCCGAGCGGTCGTGCTCTTCGTAGCCCTGGCATCCGGTTGTCAAAGCTCCGCCCAGGCCGGCACGTCGACCGCGAATTTGACCGTGCAGATCACCATTACCGCATCCTGCACAATCAACGCTGCAACACTCAATTTCGGGAGCGTCGCCGGAACAACGCTTGCGACCACCCTGCAATCCGGCAGCACAACAGTCTCGGTCACCTGCACCAATGGCAGCCCCTACTCCATCGCCATGGATAATGGAGCAAACGCGTCCGGCAGCCAGCGGCGGATGGCGAACGCCGGAAATTTCATCAGCTACAATCTCTTTACTGATGCGGCCCATACCAATCCCTGGACCACGGCCACCAGCAGCACAACCTGCACGACCACGAACGGCTGCTTTCTCGGCACCGGCAACGGATCGGCGCAGACGATCAACATCTACGGTAACGTTCCTGCTACCGGCACCGCGCCGAACACCGGCACCTACACGGACACGGTGGTCATGACCATCACGTACTGA
- a CDS encoding molybdopterin-dependent oxidoreductase, whose translation MKQRISGYCTLCRSRCGAVTVVEDGRLVSVEVLNNHPTGGALCAKGRAAPEIVASPRRLTVPLKRTRPRGAADPGWVEVSWDEALTEIANRLGAIRAESGAEAVAFGVTTPSGTPMVDSFEWVERFIRGFGSPNLIYSVEICGWHKDFAHALTFGRGIGFPDYDNADAIILWGHNPARTWLAQATRIADARRRGAKVVVIDPKPNGSGQQADLWLRIRPGADGALAMGAIRHLIATGSFDADFVDAWTNGSLLVDRATGRFLRADALWPDGAADVFVRLDASGSPVPCDTRYTQQSGGRLRGVLSVRARDGRMISAATAFELLVERAAPYTPARVAELTWLPIADIEAFNALLATRPRLAYHSWTGVGQHTNATAIERTIASLYALTGACDRPGGNRWPVPPPTRALNDYNILPPEQQAKALGIAELPLGPPAKGWITARDFSRAVLEGEPYRVRALVAFGTNFVVSQGHSERNKAALNALEFQVHIDMFMNPTAESADFVLPASTPWERDALKIGFEITQAAVETVQFRPRMVEPVGEVKADYEIAAALALKLGMHELFFGGDIEAGWNYQLAPLGVGVEDLRGHPEGRRFPQAFRDEKYAVTREDGTAAGFATPTRRVEIYSELMLGHGHDPLPDHVEPVGSPLTTAADDRFPLVLSTAKSGWFIHSSWRHVASLRRKSPDPAVEISPQLAAQRGLVEGDWAVVETQGGGVRLKVRLNAALDERVVVAEFGWWEDCPPLGRDRSAAAGALTRNINAVLHDDARDPVSGSVPLRAIVCDIRRDGVASRGVWSGQRRFVVGARRAEADNVVALSLLPLDGGPLPDFLPGQHVMTALPGATEARAYSLTGPSDLPQSLSIAVKGRFFDEVKCGDAPFFMPDRLHGLAVGDEVLLEPPGGVFTPPLKGLRPLVFLAAGIGITPFISHLETLQRIAQQDRVAEILLLHGCRSSHEHPFAQRLAELEVGIPELTRLTFYSAPLAQDQIGSPALRKGRIDLEQIKPLLARRPLVYICGSPDFVAAQIEAAAVLGIPRFDIFAESFVSPPAVPSNLAPRTIRLANSKQSFSWGPEQGTLLDAASAAGVALPSGCRVGQCESCAVEVVDGEFTHLGPVDGGEGRCLACQAVPLTDLTLAL comes from the coding sequence GTGAAACAGCGGATATCCGGCTATTGCACGCTTTGTCGTTCGCGCTGCGGTGCCGTCACCGTCGTCGAGGACGGACGCTTGGTCAGCGTAGAGGTATTAAATAACCATCCGACTGGCGGCGCGCTGTGCGCCAAAGGCCGCGCCGCTCCGGAAATCGTCGCCAGCCCGCGCCGGCTGACCGTCCCGCTCAAGCGGACGCGTCCGCGCGGTGCCGCCGACCCGGGCTGGGTCGAGGTGTCCTGGGACGAGGCGCTGACCGAGATTGCCAACCGGCTCGGCGCGATCCGCGCCGAGAGCGGCGCCGAGGCGGTGGCGTTCGGTGTCACCACGCCGAGCGGCACGCCGATGGTCGACAGCTTCGAGTGGGTCGAGCGCTTCATCCGCGGCTTCGGCAGCCCGAACCTGATCTACTCCGTCGAGATCTGCGGCTGGCACAAGGATTTTGCGCACGCGCTGACCTTCGGTCGCGGCATCGGCTTTCCCGATTACGACAATGCCGATGCGATCATCCTGTGGGGCCACAACCCCGCGCGCACCTGGCTCGCCCAGGCGACGCGGATCGCCGACGCGCGGCGGCGCGGCGCCAAGGTCGTCGTCATCGATCCCAAGCCGAACGGCTCCGGTCAGCAGGCCGACCTCTGGCTTCGCATCCGCCCGGGCGCCGATGGCGCGCTGGCGATGGGCGCGATCCGCCATCTCATCGCGACCGGCAGCTTCGATGCTGACTTCGTCGACGCATGGACCAATGGATCGCTGCTGGTCGATCGCGCGACCGGGCGTTTCCTGCGCGCCGATGCATTGTGGCCGGATGGCGCGGCGGACGTTTTCGTTCGCCTCGATGCGTCGGGCTCGCCGGTGCCTTGTGATACCCGTTACACGCAGCAGAGCGGTGGCCGGTTGCGCGGCGTGCTGTCGGTCCGTGCACGCGATGGCCGCATGATCTCGGCCGCAACCGCGTTCGAATTGCTCGTCGAGCGGGCTGCACCGTACACGCCGGCGCGCGTGGCGGAGCTGACCTGGCTACCCATCGCGGACATCGAGGCGTTCAACGCGCTGCTCGCGACGCGGCCGCGGCTCGCCTATCATTCCTGGACCGGCGTCGGCCAGCACACCAATGCGACCGCGATCGAGCGCACGATCGCCTCACTCTACGCACTGACCGGCGCTTGCGACCGGCCCGGCGGCAATCGCTGGCCGGTTCCGCCGCCGACGCGTGCGCTCAACGACTACAACATCCTGCCGCCGGAGCAGCAGGCCAAAGCGCTCGGCATCGCCGAACTGCCGCTCGGGCCGCCCGCAAAGGGCTGGATCACGGCGCGCGATTTCAGCCGGGCGGTGCTCGAGGGCGAGCCTTACCGCGTGCGCGCGCTGGTCGCGTTCGGCACCAACTTCGTCGTCTCGCAGGGCCATTCCGAGCGCAACAAGGCCGCGCTGAACGCGCTGGAATTCCAGGTTCATATCGACATGTTCATGAACCCGACCGCGGAGAGCGCCGATTTCGTGCTGCCGGCGAGCACGCCGTGGGAGCGCGACGCGCTCAAGATCGGGTTCGAGATCACGCAGGCGGCGGTCGAGACCGTGCAGTTTCGCCCGCGCATGGTCGAGCCGGTCGGCGAGGTGAAGGCCGATTACGAGATTGCCGCCGCGCTTGCGCTGAAGCTCGGCATGCACGAGCTGTTCTTCGGCGGCGACATCGAGGCCGGCTGGAACTATCAGCTGGCGCCGCTCGGCGTCGGTGTCGAGGACCTGCGTGGTCATCCCGAAGGACGACGCTTCCCGCAGGCCTTCCGCGACGAGAAGTACGCCGTCACCCGCGAGGACGGCACGGCGGCGGGCTTCGCGACGCCGACGCGGCGTGTCGAGATCTATTCGGAACTGATGCTGGGACACGGGCATGATCCGTTGCCCGATCACGTCGAACCGGTCGGCAGCCCGCTCACGACGGCCGCGGACGATCGCTTTCCGCTCGTGCTGTCCACCGCCAAGAGCGGCTGGTTCATTCACTCCTCCTGGCGGCATGTCGCGTCGCTGCGGCGGAAGTCGCCCGACCCGGCCGTCGAGATCAGCCCGCAGCTCGCCGCGCAGCGCGGGCTGGTCGAAGGTGACTGGGCCGTGGTGGAGACACAGGGCGGCGGGGTGCGGCTGAAGGTGCGCCTCAACGCGGCGCTCGACGAGCGCGTCGTCGTCGCCGAGTTCGGCTGGTGGGAGGATTGTCCGCCGCTCGGCCGCGATCGCTCGGCTGCGGCAGGCGCCCTCACGCGCAACATCAACGCGGTGCTGCATGACGACGCGCGCGATCCGGTCAGCGGCTCGGTGCCGCTGCGCGCCATCGTCTGCGATATCCGGCGTGACGGCGTTGCCAGCCGCGGCGTCTGGAGCGGCCAGAGGCGGTTCGTGGTCGGCGCGCGCCGGGCCGAGGCCGATAACGTCGTCGCCCTCAGCCTGCTGCCGCTTGACGGCGGTCCGCTGCCCGACTTCCTGCCAGGGCAGCACGTGATGACCGCATTGCCGGGCGCAACGGAGGCGCGCGCTTATTCGCTGACCGGGCCGAGCGATCTGCCGCAGTCGTTGTCGATTGCGGTGAAGGGACGTTTCTTCGACGAAGTAAAGTGCGGCGATGCGCCGTTCTTCATGCCGGATCGCTTGCATGGCCTTGCCGTCGGCGACGAGGTTCTGCTGGAGCCGCCGGGCGGCGTCTTCACCCCGCCCCTGAAAGGGCTGCGGCCGCTGGTCTTCCTCGCTGCCGGCATCGGCATCACGCCGTTCATCAGCCATCTCGAGACGCTGCAACGCATTGCGCAACAGGATCGCGTCGCCGAGATCCTGCTGCTCCATGGCTGCCGCAGCAGCCACGAGCATCCGTTCGCGCAACGGCTTGCGGAATTGGAAGTCGGCATTCCGGAGCTGACGCGCTTGACATTCTATTCGGCGCCCTTAGCGCAGGATCAGATCGGCTCGCCTGCGTTGCGCAAGGGGCGGATCGATCTCGAACAGATCAAGCCGCTGCTGGCGCGCCGGCCGCTGGTCTACATCTGCGGCTCGCCGGATTTCGTCGCGGCGCAGATCGAGGCCGCAGCGGTACTCGGCATTCCGCGGTTCGACATTTTTGCCGAAAGCTTCGTGTCGCCGCCGGCGGTGCCGAGCAACCTCGCGCCGCGCACCATCCGGCTCGCCAACAGCAAGCAGAGCTTTTCGTGGGGACCGGAGCAGGGCACGCTGCTCGACGCGGCGAGCGCGGCGGGCGTCGCGCTGCCGAGTGGCTGCCGGGTCGGGCAGTGCGAGAGCTGCGCGGTCGAGGTCGTCGATGGGGAGTTCACCCATCTCGGCCCGGTTGACGGCGGCGAGGGACGTTGCCTCGCCTGCCAGGCCGTGCCGCTTACCGACCTCACGCTCGCCCTTTGA
- a CDS encoding helix-turn-helix domain-containing protein produces MAQETAGTDNRRVIQVVSRAFDIVRCFEGRSIRLGNREIADRCGLPRSTVSRLTLTLTQIGQLIYLPQEQKYALGPHAAAPGAPLFAQGGDKPACADERELRTVPRFEYFEDQRNAIAEP; encoded by the coding sequence ATGGCGCAAGAGACCGCCGGCACGGACAACCGGCGCGTGATCCAGGTGGTGTCGCGCGCATTCGACATCGTGCGTTGCTTCGAAGGCCGAAGCATACGCCTTGGCAATCGCGAAATCGCCGATCGTTGCGGTCTTCCCCGATCGACGGTTTCCCGTCTCACGCTGACCCTCACCCAGATCGGCCAGTTGATCTACCTGCCGCAAGAGCAGAAATATGCTCTCGGTCCGCACGCTGCCGCACCCGGCGCGCCGTTGTTCGCGCAAGGGGGCGACAAGCCAGCCTGTGCCGACGAGCGGGAGCTCCGCACGGTGCCGCGCTTCGAGTATTTCGAAGATCAGCGCAACGCGATTGCCGAGCCGTGA
- a CDS encoding crotonase/enoyl-CoA hydratase family protein, with amino-acid sequence MSEETPVLTEVRGPILIITLNRPEAKNAANLALSKGVAAAIDRLDADDTLSVGIITGAGGTFCSGMDLKGFLKGERPSIPGRGFAGLTEAPPKKPLIAAVDGYALAGGMEIALSCDMIVANRNAKFGIPEVKRGLAAAAGGLIRMPRQMPIRVAMEFALTGEFFGAERAHQLGIINRVTDGPALDAALELAAAIGANGPLAVKASKQVVVESRLWPEDQMWKKQQEIVGPVFVSEDAREGAAAFAEKRAPNWKGK; translated from the coding sequence ATGTCCGAAGAAACTCCGGTCCTCACTGAGGTCCGCGGACCTATCCTGATCATCACGCTGAACCGGCCGGAGGCCAAGAACGCCGCCAACCTCGCGCTCTCCAAGGGCGTGGCTGCGGCGATCGACCGGCTCGATGCCGACGATACGCTCAGCGTCGGCATCATCACTGGCGCCGGCGGCACGTTCTGCTCGGGCATGGACCTCAAGGGGTTCCTGAAGGGCGAGCGACCGTCGATCCCAGGCCGCGGTTTCGCCGGCCTCACCGAGGCGCCGCCGAAGAAGCCGCTGATCGCGGCGGTCGATGGCTACGCGCTCGCCGGCGGGATGGAGATCGCGCTGTCGTGCGACATGATCGTCGCTAACCGCAACGCCAAGTTCGGAATCCCCGAGGTGAAGCGCGGGCTGGCGGCCGCGGCCGGTGGCCTGATCCGCATGCCGCGGCAGATGCCGATCCGTGTGGCGATGGAGTTCGCGCTGACGGGCGAGTTCTTCGGCGCCGAGCGTGCTCACCAACTCGGCATCATCAACCGCGTCACCGATGGCCCGGCGCTCGACGCCGCGCTCGAGCTTGCGGCAGCGATCGGTGCCAACGGCCCGCTGGCCGTCAAGGCGTCCAAGCAGGTGGTCGTCGAATCCCGTCTCTGGCCCGAAGACCAGATGTGGAAGAAGCAGCAGGAGATCGTCGGTCCGGTCTTCGTGTCCGAGGATGCCCGCGAGGGCGCGGCTGCCTTTGCAGAAAAACGCGCTCCGAACTGGAAGGGCAAGTAG
- a CDS encoding short-chain fatty acid transporter — translation MTNATHDQTLSLRKPVADNIMARFSQALVAFAERWFPDAYVFVLIAVIAVAAGAILHGGSPLAVSRAFGDGFWNLIPFTMQMALVAIGGYVVAMSPPVAAVLARLASVPKTGRGAVVFVGVLSIVLSLLNWGLSLIFSGLLVREIARRTDIRLDYRAAGAAGYLGLGCGFTLGITSSAAQLQANAGSIPASLLPITGVIGFSETILTWQNMVTVVMVTVVSAAICYFTTPAPEQAKTAEDLDVALGDDRIEPRKPARPGDWLEFSPLLTILIALLAAGWLWQTFQSGNPLITLSGLNTYNFVFLILGIVLHWRPRSLIESFSKAMPSVSGVLLQFPFYAGIAQILTKVPNSSGTTLSDTIAHWFVGASSNSTVFSFLVGIYSALLGFFVPSAGGKWIIEAPYIMKAANDIGAHLGWTVMVYNIAETLPNFINPFWMLPLLGILGLKSKDLIGYTSVQFFIHFPIVMLLAAILMATFTYHPPILP, via the coding sequence ATGACGAATGCAACGCACGACCAGACCTTGAGCCTGCGGAAGCCCGTCGCGGATAACATCATGGCGCGATTTTCGCAGGCTCTGGTGGCGTTCGCGGAGCGCTGGTTTCCGGATGCGTATGTCTTCGTCCTGATCGCCGTGATTGCGGTTGCCGCGGGCGCGATCCTGCATGGCGGTTCGCCGCTCGCCGTCAGCCGCGCCTTTGGCGACGGGTTCTGGAATCTGATTCCCTTCACGATGCAGATGGCGCTGGTCGCGATCGGCGGCTATGTCGTGGCGATGTCGCCGCCGGTGGCGGCCGTGCTGGCGCGGCTCGCGAGCGTGCCGAAGACCGGACGCGGCGCGGTGGTCTTCGTCGGCGTGCTCAGCATTGTCCTCTCGCTGCTGAACTGGGGCCTCAGCCTGATCTTCTCCGGCCTGCTGGTGCGGGAGATCGCGCGACGCACCGACATCAGGCTCGACTATCGGGCCGCCGGCGCGGCCGGTTATCTCGGGCTCGGCTGCGGCTTCACCCTCGGCATCACGTCATCGGCCGCGCAGCTCCAGGCCAACGCCGGCAGCATTCCGGCGTCGCTGCTGCCGATCACCGGCGTGATCGGCTTCTCGGAGACCATCCTGACCTGGCAGAACATGGTCACCGTGGTGATGGTGACGGTCGTCTCGGCCGCGATCTGCTATTTCACGACGCCCGCGCCCGAACAGGCGAAGACGGCGGAAGATCTCGACGTCGCGCTCGGCGATGATCGCATCGAGCCGAGGAAGCCGGCGCGTCCGGGCGACTGGCTCGAGTTCAGTCCGCTGCTGACGATCCTGATCGCGCTGCTTGCCGCCGGCTGGCTGTGGCAGACCTTCCAGTCGGGTAACCCGCTGATCACGCTGTCCGGACTCAACACCTACAATTTCGTCTTCCTCATTCTCGGTATCGTGCTGCACTGGCGGCCGCGCAGCCTGATCGAGTCGTTCTCCAAGGCGATGCCGAGCGTCTCCGGCGTACTGCTGCAGTTTCCGTTCTATGCCGGCATCGCGCAGATCCTGACCAAGGTGCCGAACAGCAGCGGCACCACGCTATCGGACACCATCGCGCACTGGTTCGTCGGCGCCTCCAGCAACTCGACCGTGTTCTCGTTCCTGGTCGGAATCTACTCCGCGCTGCTCGGCTTCTTCGTGCCGTCGGCCGGCGGCAAGTGGATCATCGAGGCGCCCTATATCATGAAGGCGGCCAACGACATCGGTGCGCATCTCGGCTGGACCGTGATGGTCTACAACATCGCCGAAACGCTGCCGAACTTCATCAATCCGTTCTGGATGCTGCCGCTGCTCGGCATCCTCGGCCTGAAGTCGAAGGATCTGATCGGCTATACGTCGGTACAGTTCTTCATCCACTTCCCGATCGTGATGCTGCTGGCGGCGATCCTGATGGCGACCTTCACCTATCATCCGCCGATCCTGCCCTGA